In uncultured Bacteroides sp., one genomic interval encodes:
- a CDS encoding TIGR02757 family protein, protein MEFKNKYVPLKDLLDRLTVTYNIPAFIETDPIQFPRRFTNLKDIEISALLTSVITWGKRNLILRDAERMHQMMGDSPYKYIMNREWEVLKDSGKNIHRTFFERDMWNICQGLYRYYLENETLESLFLTDGILSGLDKLSGLMNSRHISSPQTKSPCKRSNLMLRWLVRNDGIVDMGVWENISPAQLIIPLDVHVARVSRTIWDDLPKTERLSTALIITNHLSKLCPEDPCKYDFALFGFGEEQRRTMSGKIIL, encoded by the coding sequence ATGGAATTTAAAAATAAATACGTGCCTCTGAAAGATCTATTAGATAGACTAACTGTAACTTATAATATTCCTGCTTTTATAGAAACAGACCCTATTCAGTTTCCTCGTAGATTCACCAACCTGAAGGATATTGAAATATCGGCATTACTTACTTCTGTAATAACTTGGGGCAAGCGTAATTTAATACTCCGTGATGCAGAACGAATGCATCAAATGATGGGAGATAGTCCGTATAAATACATTATGAATCGGGAATGGGAAGTTCTGAAAGACTCAGGAAAGAACATTCATCGTACTTTCTTTGAACGTGATATGTGGAATATTTGCCAGGGACTTTACCGCTATTATCTTGAAAACGAAACATTGGAGAGCTTATTCCTTACAGATGGCATATTATCAGGACTTGATAAACTTTCCGGATTGATGAATTCTCGTCACATATCTTCTCCGCAAACCAAGAGTCCATGTAAACGGAGCAATTTGATGCTTCGCTGGCTGGTGCGAAATGATGGAATTGTAGATATGGGCGTCTGGGAAAACATTTCACCGGCTCAGCTTATAATTCCACTTGATGTGCATGTGGCACGTGTCTCAAGAACTATCTGGGACGATCTTCCTAAAACGGAACGACTTTCAACAGCTTTGATTATTACGAATCATCTTTCCAAACTTTGTCCGGAAGATCCCTGCAAGTATGATTTTGCTTTGTTTGGTTTCGGAGAAGAACAACGTAGAACTATGTCTGGAAAAATAATACTTTAA